CAAGCCACTGCGGCCTTGTCCTCTGACAGCGAGTCTTGTTCTTGGCCAAGGCTGATGACGTGCCGCACTCCCTGAGGATTCCAGGGCTACCGTGAGGTTCCTGGGAGCATCCgcgtgtaagcagtgtcaggatgaactccaccctgacatctggtggtgaggtgtggcaagttgtggaaaataACTTCatgggccgatctcatttgcataggcacacccaccccgcctagaatgaggccatagctgcccaaatggtcactttggctgctgtgggagccccagtgtctctgttattggggcaggaagaataaattgttattaccctgattatgggaactgtgcttggaactgtactgggccttttgttatgatggagggactcaccatcaactaaggagcactcgctaggcaagggtcatgggttccaaactctgtggatgaagagaggctggggataagtattaatacttggtggtatgggttccttggtgagggccttacatgctaattgtactgctttctctctccactgtggaatatcagagctaattttgattccattaggagtctggttacaagctgctgagctcactttgggctaacgtgcaccagcactgaggctcccctactacaagctgaattcaccaaagagctgaactgactaagagctgaaatcactgagcgttgtgttaaggagtgggggagcctgaagatatatcgtggagcagtttgcgggacggctggagtgccgtgtggacaggctggtggagcagttcctaggacggcgggagctgcctgtgggatgtggagcagtttgtggaccggctggtggagcagtttgtgggacggcgggagctgcttgtgggatgtggagcagtttgtggaccggctggtggagcagttcctaggacggcgggagctgcctgtgggatgtggagcagtttgtggaccggctggtggagcagtttgtgggacggcgggagctgcttgtgggatgtggagcagtttgtggaccggctggtggagcagtttgtgggacggcgggagctgcttgtgggatgtggagcagtttgtgggacggcgggagctgcttgtgggatgtggagcagttcatggaccggctggtggagcagtttgtgggacggcgggagctgcttgtgggccgcggagccaagtgaagcagttcgtggggcggctggcggagcggagcgaaggcctgtggggcggtcagcttcagatcatgtaaggcgccccttacctctctctcccccccttgggaggtaaagctctgcagataaactttcgaactctggggctgcccggaccagggacagagacttttgggtcattggacatttgggactttgggtgatttggggttactggactcaagaaccaaagggaaagggcatgccccaatttgcttggggtgggtttttgctcatgggttgtgttatggatcctgttggtggtgtttccccaacataatgccacattgtttctctctgttattaaaaggctttttgccacactcagactctgtgcttgcgagaggggaagtattgcctcttggaggtgcccagcgggggtggtatatatttgtcccaggtcactgggtgggggctcgagccggtttccATGGTGTTATTAGAATGGACCCCCTAGacactgaacccggcccttgttgctgccgactcTGAGGGGCAGCAGGGCTACACGCGCAAAGACGCTGCGATGGGGTACAACAGCAACACGAACCTGCAGCACTCCTTTGCACAGCCTTTCCCCGAAGCAGCGGCCTGCCCTAGAAAGAGGGAGAGATCCCACAAGAGGAAGCAGTCGGGCCCAGGCTTTGGACAGGTCAGGGTGCAGGGacggggtagctaggggctgtgtgtgggaagggggtaggtcagggtgcagggacggggtagctaggggctgtgtgtgggaagggggtaggtcagggtgcagggacggggtagctaggggctgtgtgccaggagggCCCCCCCTGCAGTCGCTGGTCCCAGGTGGCTCTTAGTGGCTGTGTGCGCAGTCAAAGGGGGCTGGAAGCTGaggagcagccacagccctgggcaTCAGCAGCAGGAGACGGGGGAGTGCTGCGGCTGCCTGCTCCACGGGACCAGCCAGAGCATCCGCCTCCCGGCACTGCCCAGCTCCCGTTTCCCACCCCTGACCAGGCCAAGGGGCAGGgtgttggtggggagggagaggtgggggtgggtTTGAAGCTGCCACAGGGGCTGCCCCACTCTGGTTACAGCACTGCAGGTTTTGGGGAGAAACACCCTCCTATgtccccccaaactctgcccatGACTCCACCCTCTTTGTCCCCCTCATCCTTTTGTGGACGGGCTGCCCATTTTTACAATGCTTGGGGCTCAATTACCTCTGAGAGTTGGGTCCTAGACACTGTCAGATCAGGCTACACAATCCAGTTCCTCTCcatgcccccttcccacccctctccccattcccctccaGGGACCCCTTTCATGAGACACTGCTGATCCCAACTTTGGGAgcagtgggtgaggttctgcagGAACACCAGAGCCATTGCTTTTACTCCTGGGACTTCCTGATACCAAAATCCAAGGGGCGGGGAGGAGACACATTCTTGACCTTTGTGGCCTCCACAAATTCATGGAGTACATGAGTCACTCTGTTGGCTATCCTCCCTGTGCTGTCTTACAACTCTTTCGCTGCTCTGGATCTTCAGGACACTTACTTTCAAGAGGCCATTCTGCCAAGCTACAGGAAATTCCTTCATTTTGTGGTTGGAGAATCCCAATTTCAGTATACTGTTCTCCTGTTCAGCCTCTTCTGCCCCCTGAGTCCTCACCAAATGCATGGCAATGGTCATGGCATATCTCACAAGGAAGGGAATCCACATCTTCCCACATCTCAATGACTGGCTCCTGAAGGGCAGCTCCAGAGAGGAGCTTCTCACCCACGTCAACACGACGTTGCGTTTGCTCAAGAATCTGCGATGCATTTTAAACACTGCAAAGTCAACCTGGGCTTCCACTCAGAAAATTGAGTTCACTGGGGCCCTGTTAGATTCCACAAGGCCAAGAGTGTTCCTGTTGACCAACTGCTTCCGGGTAATTCAACAGCTCTGCCTCTGTTGGCAATCTCAGCCCTCCATTACACTCCGGGTGTGTCTGAACCTGCTGGGACACACGGCCACTTGTACACATCTGGTCCAGTTCACCACACTGCACCTTTGCCCTCTTCAAATGTGGTTTACCACCCTGCCTTGCCTTCTCTGGAAAGGTTGGTTTGCCTGCCTCCACCCGTCCCAGATCTTTGCACTGGTGAGAATCCCCATGTGAGATTTCTGAAAGGGCTTCTCCACTTACATCCTCTGGTTTGAGAGTTGGGCCCCCCTTTTAAGCCTCTTGCTTCCTGTCTGgtaacgaatggctacgcaggtggtgtcggagagaaggctttggattctttgaccatgggatggtgttccaagaaggaggagtgctaggcagagacgggctccacctaacaaagagagggaagagcatcttcacaagcaggctggctaacctagtgaggagggctttaaactaggttcaccgggggaaggagaccaaagccctaaggtaagtggggaagtgggataccgggaggaagcacaagcaggagcgtgtgagaggggagggctcctgcctcgtgctgagaaagaggggcgatcagcaggttatctcaagggcctgtacacaaatgcaagaagcctgggaaacaagcagggagaactggaagtcctggcacagtcaaggaattatgatgtgattggaataacagagacttggtgggataactcacatgactggagtactgtcatggatggatataaactgttcaggaaggacaggcagggcagaaaaggtgggggagttgcactgtatgtaagagagcagtatgactgctcagagctcaagtatgaaactgcagaaaaacctgagagtctctggattaagtttagaagtgtgagcaacaagggtgatgtccggtggtctatagcagactcccaccacgacaagggggatgaggtggacgaggctttcttccggcaactcgcagaagttactggatcgcacaccctggttctcatgggagacttcaatcaccctgatatctgctgggagagcaatgcagtggtgcacagacaatccaggaagtttttggaaaatgcaggggacaatttcctggtgcaagtgctggaggaaccaactaggggcagagttcttcttgacctgctgctcacaaaccgggaagaattagtaggggaagctaaagtggatgggaacctgggaggcagtgaccatgagatggtcgagttcaggatcctgacacaaggaagaaaggaaagcagcagaatacggaccctggacttcagaaaagcagactttgactccctcagggaactgatgggcaagatccccctgggagaataacatgagggggaaaggagcccaggagagctggctgtattttaaagaatccttattgaggttacagggacaaaccatcccgatgtgtagaaagaacagtaaatatggcaggcgaccagtttggcttaacagtgaaatccttgctgatcttaaacacaaaaaagaagcttacaagaagtggaagattggacaaatgaccagggaagagtataaaaatattgctcgggcatgcaggagtgaaatcaggaaggccaaatcacacgtGGAGTtgaagctagcaagagatgttaagagtaacaagaagggtttcttcaggtataatagcaacaagaagaaagtcaaggaaagtgtgggccccttactgaatgagggaggcaacctagtgacagaggatgtggaaaaagctaatgtactcaatgctttttttgcctctgtcttcacgaacaaggtcagctcccagtctgctgcactgggcagcacagcatggggaggaggtgaccagccctctgtggagaaagaagtggttcgggactatttagaaaagctggacgtgcacaagtccatggggccggatgcgttgcatccgagagtgctaaaggagttggcggatgtgattgcagagccattggccattatctttgaaaactcatggcgatcgggggaagtcccagacaactggaaaaaggctaatgtagtgcccatctttaaaaaagggaagaaggaggatccggggaactacaggccagtcagcctcacctcagtccctggaaaaatcatggagcaggtcctcaaggaatcaattctgaagcatttagaggaaagtgatcaggaacagtcagcatggattcaccaagggcaagtcatgcctgactaatctaattgccttctatgacgagataactggctctgtggatgaggggaaagcagtggacgtgttgttccttgactttagcaaagcttttgacactgtctcccacagtattcttgccagcaagataaagaagtatgggctggatgaatggactatggaTGGATGGactaagatggatagaaagctggctagattgtcgggctcaatgggtagtgatcaatggctctatgtctagttgacagccggtatcaagtggagggtcggtcctggggccggttttgttcaatatcttcattaatgatctggaggatggtgtggattgcaccctcagcaagtttgcagatgacactaaactgggaggagaggtagatacgctggagggtagggataggatacagagggccctagacaaattggaggattgggccaaaagaaatctgatgaggttcaacaaggacaagtgcagagtcctgcacttaggacggaagaatcccatgcactgctacagactagggaccgaatggctcggcagcagttctgcagaaaaggacctaggggttacagtggacgagaagctggatatgagtcaacagtgtgcccttgttgccaagaaggccaatggcattttgggatgtataagtaggggcattgcagatcgagggacgtgatcgttcccctctattcgacactggtgaggcctcatctgttgtactgtgtccagttttgggccccacactacaagaaggatgtggaaaaattggaaagagtccagcggagggcaacagaaatgattaggggactggaacacatgacttatgaggagaggctgagggaactggggatgtttagtctacggaagagaagaatgaggggggatttgatagctgctttcaactacctgaaagggggttccaaagaggatggctctagactgttctcaatggtagcagatgacagaacgaggagtaatggtctcaagttgcaatgggggaggtttagattggatattaggaaaaactttttcactaagagggtggtgaaacactggaatgcgttacctagggaggtggtggaatctccttccttagaggtttttaagatcaggcttgacaaagccctggctgggatgatttaactgggaattggtcctgcttcgagcagggggttggactagatgaccttctggggtcccttccaaccctgatattctatgactgtcccctccctctgggAGTGATGCAGGGCTCTCAGTTCAGCTCACCCCCCATAGGGCTCTTTCTTTTCCCCGGCCCCCCTGCCATTGAGTGCTTGGGTCAATAGGACTAAACTGTTGCTTCCCTGCTCATGCATGACCCGGGAtgtgctgctgcctcctccatgAGCGCCTGACACCAGCCAGCTTGCTCCACCCCGGAAGGCTAGGGTCAGGGTGTATCTGCTCAAAGGATAGCCTGGCCTACAGCTTGGCATGGTGGGCTCCATGCCCAGGGAAGCAGCCAGCAAGGGGAGAGGTGGTCTGAGCCTGCTGCCTCTCAGGAACATAAAtctgccaccccccccccgcccccaaataaataaatcaagcctgccctgcaccctctcccctggctccaccactgcctcccccatttctctgggGCTGGGACCAAGCTTTGACCACTGGGTGCCAGAGAAACACCATCGCTGCCTGTTGACAGCTCtaggggaggtggaggagagagtGGGGTCAGCCTCTGGCACTGCCAGTGCATTGGCCTTTAAGGATTCAGCCTGTGGcttcccctgcccttcctgtGATAGATTCCCCTAAGCCCTGCCTTGATGCTAGCTAGGTCCAGGGCCATGCTTTCAGCTTGGGAGGGCTTGAGCCCTTCCAGACTCCCCTGAATATGGCAAGCAGCTCCCAACCCAACCCCTCAgtggcaggagcagggagggaatgGCACGTCAAGGGGGAAGGCTCTGCGGGGCCACGAACATCTACAAATAATCCAGCACCCCTGAGGAATCCAAAAGCTACTTTAATACATAGAAGTGGGTCTGATGTGACTAAGAAGGGTGAGGGGCTCCTGCAGCTGCTTGGCTATGCAGCCATAGGCCAGCCCCTCTGGGCCAACACTGGCTGCACATTGTAGAGAGTGGGGAGAACATACACCAGGGGCAGACAATCCCGGCAGGGCTACATGCTTTGCATTCTACAAGCAAGAGGGCCAGGAGACTGTGGTGGGTTGGAGATGAGGGCAGGGCAAGCGCAAAGGTGAACGGCAGGGATGCTGCCTCACTTCTCCTGGGACAGACCAAGTTCCCCACACATTATTTTGGTTGCTCCTTCTTCTCACTGGCCTTTTTCTGCTTCTGCTGCATTATCTCAGAGTCTCTATTGGGAGAAAAGGAGCCTGTTAGTGGGTGGgccaggagggagcagggagagcaTCTCAGGTTTTCTGATAGCAAAAGTAGTAGTTTCTGGAGGCAGAGGATTTCAGCATGAGGGAGCTACTGGCCAGAGCAGGAGTGGCAGATCCAGGGCCCCCAAACTGCAGATTCAGGAGAACTGAATTTGGAAACCTTGGCTTGATGGATGGGGGGGCAGGACACAATTAGTTGAGGGAGGTGGGGATACAACAGGGCCTTCTCAAAGCAGTAAGAAGAAACACAGGACAAAAGCCTCTGCTGGGGAACATAGGTGGTGGGGTGGGtacatgctgctggaggacaggAAGAGCAAGTTACTGAGCATGCCAGAGAAATCTGACTGATGAAAGAGACATCATCCCAGAGAAGGGAAGACactgcaggagggaggggaaatgagaaGACAGGGAGGCAGGACACTTATTCATCGTTATTTCAGAGAAAGCTGATGTTCTGCCCAGGGCCCAGCTCTATACACATTGCAAGTGAGAATGCTGGGCTGTGACCCCCCATGCTAAGCCTGGTTCCCGGCAGAGGATGGTACTTCCATGGCTAGACCATGGACTGACACAGCATgcgggagcccagggccctttgagCATGAACCTCACTGTCAGAAGGGAGTCAAGACCCTGCTTCGTAGGAGCCCTCCAGAAGCAGCTCTGGCAGGTGGAGTTGCTGCAgggagcatggggttgcagcccCAATCAGGAACCTAGGGCCTGGTTCAGTCAGGTGCTGTGTTCCAGAGTCACAGgccaggagggggagagaaaaagccAGCCTCTTGCTTCTTCCTCTCATCATGGACAGTTACCTCTGCTTCCGGGCAGCAGCCGACAGGCCGTCATCGCGCCGCTTCCCCTTGCCCGAGTCAGTCTGCTTCTTCATGTTCTTCTGACGGGCCAGTTCACGCTGGTTACCGCCTGCAACGACACCAGCAGAAGACTGACTCGCTGCACCCTGGACGAGATAAGGCCCCATGACCCAGCCCCATCAGACATCAGCTGCCCTCCTGTCTGAGGTACTTCTGGAAGCAAGGAACACAAGCCTGAGATGAGAGGTTACTGGGAGTTCCCCCGGCGCCAGCGCTCAGGCTGGGTTACTGGCACAGCCATCGGTTCACAGAGAATGGTCGCCCAACCACCTGTCTTGAAGAACAAACTGGTCAGTATCCAAGGGGCAGCAGCACTGCACTCTCAAAGCGGGCGGTCCCCGTGGAGCCCCAGGGAAGGGCTGTGTGCAGGGTTAAGGAGCCTGACtcagggtggggcagctgggtaTGTGCCCTGAAGAGCCCGGTTAATTAAACAGCCAAGGCAGCAGCCGCTGGAGGAGGTGTGCGGAGAACAGTAACTTGGGCAAGTGCGAGAAGAGCTCCACCTAGAAGCCCTACTGAGCTCTGACAATGGCGCTGCCAGCCCGCTAGCAGAGGGAGCTCTCGGGTGTCCTGGCACTGGGACGGGCGCTGCTTCCAACAGGCCTGGATGCAAAACCCAGGCCATTCATGCAACCTTTCAGCCAGCACTGAGAGGGTGACCCCTTGACCCCACAGCCTCTGGCTCTCACAAGTGGGGCTGCCTActcccaccccccctgctccccacataaCCCCCCGGgctccccagaaacctcccccccGCAGACTGCCCCCAGGCAGAGCCCtgggcagccccaccccacatccccctgctccccacataaCCCCCCTGGCTCCCCAGAACCTTCCCCCCAGCagactccccccctccccccagagagcCGTGGGCAGCCCCGCCCCacatccccctgctccccacataaCCCCCCGGCCTCcccagaaccctccccccccccgcagactccccccctccccccagagagcCGTGGGCAGCCCCGCCCCacatccccctgctccccacataaCCCCCCGGCCTCcccagaaccctcccccccccgcagtctCCCCCCAGAGAGCCGTGGGCAGCCCCGCCCCacatccccctgctccccacataaCCCCCCGGGCTCCCCAGAAccctccccccctacccccagagAGCCGTGGGCAGCCCCGCCCCacatccccctgctccccacataaCCCCCCGGCCTCCCCAGAACCCTCCCCCCCGCAGACTCCCCCCAGAGAGCCGTGGGCAGCCCCCTGCGCCCCACATAACCCCCCGGGCTCCCCAGAACGCTCCCCCCAGCAGACTCCCCCGAGAGCCCTGGGCAGCCCCGCCCCACATAACCCCCCGGGCTCCGCATAAGCcccgccccggcccggcccggcccggcagggccagggccagggccagggccggggccGCCCGGCACCTACGGGTCATGGCTCCGCTCGGCTGCGTCCGCTCGGCGGCCACGTCCCGGGACCCCCCCAGGGCCGCTCCTCATTGGCCCGGAGATCGCGTCAGCGAGGCCCCAAGCGGCCCAACCGCCACATAGACCCCGCCCACTGGGGGCTCCTCATTGGCTCAACGCAGTGAGGGGCAGACTTGTGACTCGGCTTGTGattggctgcaggaagggcgggggggtCCAGGcgctctggggggggggtgctgtgtcgggggggggggtgaggtccagatgcttggggaggggggctgtgttgggggggtgAGGTCCAGGCGCTCTGAGGGGGGTGCTGTGTCGGGGGGGGTGAGGTCCAGGCGCTCTGAGGGGGGGTGAGGTCCAGatgcttggggaggggggctgtgttgggggggtgAGGTCCAGGTGTTCGGGGGGGTGCTGTGTTGGGGTGGTGTGGTCCAGGCGCTCTGAGGGGGGTGCTGTGTCGGGGGGGGGTGAGGTCCAGGCGCTCTGAGGGGGGgtgctgtgttgggggggtgtGGTCCAGGAACTCTGAGGAGggtgctgtgttgggggggggggtgatatcTAGGTGCTCTGGGGAGggtgctgtgttggggggggtgagaTCCAGGAGCTCTGAGGGGGGGtgctgtgtcggggggggggtgaggtccAGGCGCTCTGAGGGGGGtgctgtgtcggggggggggtgaggtccAGGCGCTCTGAGGGGGGGTGCTGTGTCGGGGGGGGGTGAGGTCCAGGCGCTCTGAGGGGGGGTGCTGTGTCGGGGGGGGTGAGGTCCAGGCGCTCTGAGGGGGGTGCTGTGTCGAGGGGGGGGGTGAGGTCCAGGCACTCTGAGGGGGGGTGAGGTCCAGatgcttggggaggggggctttGTTGGGGGGGTGAGGTCCAGGTGTTCGGGGGGGGTGCTGTGTTGGGGTGGTGTGGTCCAGGAACTCTGAGGAGGgtgctgtgttgggggggtgaTATCTAGGTGCTCTGGGGAGGGTGTTGTGTTGCGGGGGAGTGAGATCCAGGCGCTCTGAGGGGGGTGCTGTGTCGGGGGGGGGTGAGGTCCAGGCGCTCTGAGGGGGGGTGCTGTGTTGGGGAGGGTGATATCTAGGTGCTCTGGGGAGGGTGCTGTGTTGGGTGGGGTGATATCTAGGTGCTCTGGGGAGggtgctgtgttgggggggggggtgagatcCAGGAGCTCTGAGGGGGTGCGGTGTTGGGGGTGAGGTCCAGGTGCtctgttgggggcagggatgaggtCCAGGTGCTTGGGGCTGGGGTTCAGTATTCACTCCCTCAGCTGGAAGGGCCCATTCCTTCCCAGCTCCGTGCTGCCCAGTGTCTGGGGCCTGTCAGCAAGGCAGCAGCCGGAGAGCAGGTCCCGTGAGCCCTCCGCACACCCCAATCCCCCACGCTGAGAtcaggcctggctgcagggcGCTGGGTAAACAACAGCCACGTTTATTTACAAAGACACAAAGGTCACTGCTAAGTCCTGTCAGCTGGTGACCCTGGCTTCACTGGGAACGTGGTCTGCGTTCTGTGCTGGACAACCCAGGGCTCGCACAGGAGGAGCCAACAGGATCATACCTCCCTGGCCCCCCCCTTTGCCGGTGGAGGGGCTGTAAACCCCCTGCATCTCTGGTGTCCTTGGCTAGTCTCAGCTCCGTGTTGTCAGGAAGATGGAGGTCACCATGCTGCCCAGAGCTACAGCCACAGCACcaaaaagcagcttccaggggGTGACCTGGAAAAGACAGGAGGCAACTCAGCTAGTGTCCTTAAACGGCTGTGGGTCATTGGGGTCCATCTgcaagaggagaagagagagatggagagaatGAGCTTCACAACAGCCACCTGCACTGCGAGATCCCCACAAGGCAGCCCGGGGCCACGCCGTGTGCAGGCTGGCCATGGGCAGGGGTCACCAAGCCCGTTGCCTTGGGAGGAGAACGCAGCCCCTGTACCTAAGAGATGGAGGTTCTCTTTCCATTTCTGACTCCACAGGTCATCTGACTGGCCTGTGGTCTTGCTACTTGTGATTCAGGGACAGTGATGCTGACCTGCCTCGTGGGGAGAGGGTGCAGCTAAGGTTGTTATTGTGTGTCAAGAGCTTTGAGATGATAGGGGTGGGCCAAGGAATGCTCTGAttcatctccctcccccctctccccctaaCCCGACTGCCAGCCAGGCTGcttgttcctgcctcagtttctgggtTTCATTGCTGGGTTAGGGGCAGTTCTTCTCATGCCCAAATGGAGCCTCTGCAGCCTTCCAGCCCATCCCTGCACAATGCCAGATGGGGCTGGGAGTATCTCTGCAGGGGCCCTAGCTAGGCAGGGACCTTGTGAATGGGTGCGATGGGACGTGCAGGCCCCACACTGGTGAGGGAAGGGGTAAGGAGCAGCCCTGGGCCCAGAAAGTTCTGCCCAGCGGCCCCTGCTGGGTATGCTCTCGGTGAAGGCTGAGCTCAAAGGGGACAGCTCAGCTCATTCTGGGGGGCAGTTGTGTGTTGCAGGCTCCTGCCAAGAAGCTGCTGGGGCCCGGGTGGCCgggcccaggccctgctgccaaGCCACCGCAGAGGATGGCATTGCTGAGCCACGATGGAGAGAGGAAAACTCTCCAGCGCAGACCTGAGAGGACTCCAGGGAGAACGTAAGATGGCACCAGCAGAGGAACCGAAGCCAGgagaggaagtggcccagggagtaGGTGTACGCCACACATTTTTAAACTATCATTTGATgtgccctgggttggaacctggtaGAGCAGGGACGTCCTGGGTTCCTCTACCCAGGCCCTGGCCTCTTGCTGCCTGATCAGACACCAACTCCCTCCCAGTCCCCCAACAATGAGGACCTGGGTTCTGCACCATCAGCATCAGCCCCGGGGAGAACATGGGGAACTATAAGAGCCTCATGGCTCCTTTCCGAGGTGCTAGCATCCACCCGCCAGCTTTCTGCTCACATACACTAAACCAGCAGGCGGCCCCGTGTGTAGACCATGCTCTCCTGTTCATGGGCAACAGGAGAAGTGTCTTCACCCACGAAGAGGTGACATAGCCTCTACCTGAGTCTTCCAGCTGGGAATGAATCCCTCTTTGATAAAACTCAGGGCCTTGGGCCAGGAGTTCCAGCTAGGCAGGCAGGTTGGGCAGGTCCAGGTTAACAAGGCAGGGCCCTAGGTGATCAGGCTTTGGACGCAGACACAGGCATAACTGCGACCAGGGACAGTAATGGGGAGGCAGAGTTCTGGTACCGGAGCAGCACCAGTGTCCCCGTTGGGCCAAGCCTATGTACCCAT
The nucleotide sequence above comes from Natator depressus isolate rNatDep1 chromosome 10, rNatDep2.hap1, whole genome shotgun sequence. Encoded proteins:
- the SERF2 gene encoding small EDRK-rich factor 2 isoform X2, giving the protein MTRGNQRELARQKNMKKQTDSGKGKRRDDGLSAAARKQRDSEIMQQKQKKASEKKEQPK
- the SERF2 gene encoding small EDRK-rich factor 2 isoform X1; translation: MGPYLVQGAASQSSAGVVAGGNQRELARQKNMKKQTDSGKGKRRDDGLSAAARKQRDSEIMQQKQKKASEKKEQPK